From the Lathyrus oleraceus cultivar Zhongwan6 chromosome 4, CAAS_Psat_ZW6_1.0, whole genome shotgun sequence genome, one window contains:
- the LOC127135210 gene encoding photosystem II protein D1 → MTAILERRDSENLWGRFCNWITSTENRLYIGWFGVLMIPTLLTATSVFIIAFIAAPPVDIDGIREPVSGSLLYGNNIISGAIIPTSAAIGLHFYPIWEAASVDEWLYNGGPYELIVLHFLLGVACYMGREWELSFRLGMRPWIAVAYSAPVAAATAVFLIYPIGQGSFSDGMPLGISGTFNFMIVFQAEHNILMHPFHMLGVAGVFGGSLFSAMHGSLVTSSLIRETTENESANEGYRFGQEEETYNIVAAHGYFGRLIFQYASFNNSRSLHFFLAAWPVVGIWFTALGISTMAFNLNGFNFNQSVVDSQGRVINTWADIINRANLGMEVMHERNAHNFPLDLAAVEAPSING, encoded by the coding sequence ATGACTGCAATTTTAGAGAGACGCGATAGCGAAAACCTATGGGGTCGCTTCTGTAACTGGATAACCAGCACTGAAAACCGTCTTTACATTGGATGGTTTGGTGTTTTGATGATCCCTACCTTATTGACCGCAACTTCTGTATTTATTATCGCTTTCATTGCTGCCCCTCCAGTAGATATTGATGGTATTCGTGAGCCTGTTTCTGGATCTCTACTTTACGGAAACAATATTATTTCTGGTGCCATTATTCCTACTTCTGCGGCTATCGGTTTGCACTTTTACCCGATATGGGAAGCTGCATCCGTTGATGAATGGTTATACAACGGCGGTCCTTATGAACTAATTGTTCTACACTTCTTACTTGGTGTAGCTTGTTACATGGGTCGTGAGTGGGAACTTAGTTTTCGTCTGGGTATGCGCCCTTGGATTGCTGTTGCATATTCAGCTCCCGTTGCAGCTGCTACTGCAGTTTTCTTAATCTACCCAATTGGTCAAGGAAGCTTTTCAGATGGTATGCCTCTAGGAATCTCTGGTACTTTCAACTTTATGATTGTATTTCAGGCTGAGCATAATATTCTTATGCACCCATTTCACATGTTAGGTGTAGCTGGTGTATTCGGCGGCTCCCTATTCAGTGCTATGCACGGTTCCTTGGTAACTTCTAGTTTGATCAGGGAAACCACAGAAAATGAATCTGCTAATGAAGGTTACCGATTCGGTCAAGAGGAAGAAACCTATAATATTGTAGCTGCTCACGGTTATTTTGGCCGATTGATCTTCCAATATGCTAGTTTCAACAATTCTCGCTCTTTACATTTCTTCCTAGCTGCTTGGCCTGTAGTAGGTATCTGGTTTACCGCGTTAGGTATCAGCACTATGGCTTTCAATTTAAATGGTTTCAATTTTAACCAATCTGTAGTTGATAGTCAAGGTCGTGTAATTAATACCTGGGCTGATATTATTAACCGTGCTAACCTTGGTATGGAAGTTATGCATGAACGTAATGCTCATAATTTCCCTCTAGACCTAGCTGCGGTTGAGGCTCCATCTATAAATGGATAA